A stretch of Gossypium hirsutum isolate 1008001.06 chromosome A06, Gossypium_hirsutum_v2.1, whole genome shotgun sequence DNA encodes these proteins:
- the LOC107962624 gene encoding protein NRT1/ PTR FAMILY 6.2, with protein sequence MEGKMSWTVADAVDYKGFPADRSKTGGWMPAALILGIEICERLSTMGIAVNLVTYLGGTLHLPSSTSANVVTDFMGTSFLLCLLGGFLADTFLGRYKTIAIFSIIQTLGTGTLALATKLPQLRPPPCHGSHTCKQANGFQMGILYIALYLIALGTGGLKSSVSGFGTDQFDEKDEKEKAQMAYFFNRFFFFISTGTLMAVTVLVYIQDEVGRSWAYGICSVSMFVAVLIFLSGTKRYRYKKSLGSPIVQIFQVIVAAINKRKMELPYNVELLYEDTPETSRIHHTDRFRFLDKAAIVGEGDLERNVGPAAAPNPWKLCPVTRVEEVKMMVALLPIWATTILFWTTYAQMMTFSVEQASTMERSVGGFQIPAGSLTVFFVAAILITLAVYDRLIMPLWKKWKGKPGFSSLQRIALGLALSTMGMASAAIAEVKRLEVARATGASATTETLPVTVFILIPQFFLVGAGEAFIYTGQLDFFITQSPKGMKTMSTGLFLTTLSLGFFVSSLLVSVVKSVTGGSNGGQGWLADNINHGRLDCFYGLLAVLGVINFALYIVSAVWFRPRKSKPAALQMDTIVNGSSTAENKC encoded by the exons ATG GAAGGGAAAATGAGTTGGACGGTGGCGGATGCGGTGGACTACAAGGGTTTCCCGGCTGACAGATCCAAAACTGGTGGTTGGATGCCAGCTGCACTCATTCTAG GGATTGAGATCTGTGAGAGGTTGTCAACAATGGGGATTGCAGTTAACCTTGTGACATACTTGGGAGGAACACTGCATTTGCCAAGTTCAACTTCAGCCAACGTAGTCACAGATTTCATGGGCACATCTTTTCTCTTGTGTTTGCTTGGTGGCTTTCTTGCTGATACATTCCTCGGCAGATACAAGACAATTGCCATATTTTCCATCATACAAACACTT GGGACTGGCACATTAGCATTGGCTACAAAGCTGCCACAGCTTCGCCCACCACCATGCCATGGATCCCATACATGCAAACAAGCCAATGGATTTCAGATGGGGATTTTATACATCGCTCTATATCTCATTGCACTAGGCACAGGTGGCCTGAAATCCAGTGTCTCAGGATTTGGAACTGATCAGTTCgatgaaaaagatgaaaaggaGAAAGCCCAAATGGCTTATTTTTTCAACAGGTTCTTCTTTTTCATCAGTACTGGAACCTTGATGGCGGTCACAGTGCTTGTTTACATACAAGATGAAGTTGGTCGAAGCTGGGCTTATGGGATCTGCTCAGTCTCCATGTTTGTAGCcgttttgatatttttatcagGGACCAAAAGATACAGATACAAGAAAAGCTTGGGAAGTCCAATAGTTCAGATTTTCCAAGTTATTGTAGCTGCAATAAATAAGAGGAAGATGGAACTACCTTACAATGTCGAACTATTATACGAAGATACTCCTGAAACTTCAAGAATTCATCATACAGATCGGTTTCG GTTCTTGGACAAGGCCGCCATTGTTGGGGAAGGTGATCTTGAGAGAAACGTTGGGCCTGCTGCTGCTCCAAATCCTTGGAAACTTTGCCCAGTCACAAGGGTCGAGGAAGTGAAAATGATGGTGGCGCTTCTCCCAATATGGGCCACAACCATCTTATTTTGGACCACTTACGCACAAATGATGACCTTTTCAGTGGAGCAAGCCTCCACCATGGAAAGATCAGTTGGAGGTTTCCAGATTCCTGCAGGTTCCCTCACTGTCTTCTTTGTGGCAGCTATATTGATCACTCTGGCTGTTTATGACCGTCTCATTATGCCATTATggaagaaatggaaaggaaaaccAG GTTTCAGCAGCCTGCAGAGAATTGCCTTAGGCTTAGCACTATCAACTATGGGAATGGCATCTGCCGCAATAGCCGAGGTGAAAAGACTGGAAGTGGCTCGAGCCACGGGTGCAAGTGCAACGACTGAAACCCTGCCTGTAACAGTGTTCATATTGATCCCACAGTTCTTCCTAGTGGGTGCCGGTGAGGCTTTCATTTACACAGGCCAGCTTGATTTCTTCATCACTCAATCTCCCAAAGGAATGAAAACCATGAGCACTGGTTTGTTCCTCACAACACTGTCTCTGGGTTTCTTCGTCAGCAGTCTGCTGGTATCAGTGGTGAAAAGCGTGACGGGAGGCAGCAATGGTGGACAAGGATGGCTGGCTGATAACATAAACCACGGGAGACTTGACTGCTTCTATGGACTTTTAGCCGTTTTGGGGGTCATAAATTTTGCTCTATATATTGTTTCAGCAGTATGGTTCAGGCCCAGGAAATCCAAACCAGCTGCTCTACAAATGGACACCATTGTTAATGGCTCCTCTACTGCTGAGAATAAGTGCTAA